A genomic stretch from bacterium includes:
- a CDS encoding cation diffusion facilitator family transporter, protein MAASGSRRVIYAALAGNALIAVTKFVAAGITGNSAMLSEGIHSIVDTANQVLLLLGLKRARRPADARHPFGHGKEIYFWSFVVAIMIFAVGSGISLYEGVQHIRQPHPIDDPTLNYIVLAMSMIFEGVAWTMACREFSRARGRRNLLRAVQESKDPSTFVVLFEDTAALLGLVVAFLGVWLAHKTGLAWFDGAASVVIGLILGATALWLAWETKSLLIGESARPEVVEGVRRLAREVPEIDRVGEVLTLHMGPEFILVNVSVDFRDDCPAGRLEAAVAALGRAIRTKWPRVKMVFVEAEALGRGISP, encoded by the coding sequence ATGGCCGCATCCGGTTCCCGCAGGGTCATCTACGCCGCGCTGGCCGGCAACGCGCTGATCGCCGTCACCAAGTTCGTCGCCGCGGGGATCACCGGCAACTCGGCCATGCTGTCCGAGGGCATCCACTCCATCGTGGACACCGCCAACCAGGTGCTGCTGCTGCTCGGGCTGAAGCGCGCCCGTCGCCCGGCCGACGCGCGCCATCCCTTCGGCCACGGCAAGGAGATCTATTTCTGGAGCTTCGTGGTGGCGATCATGATCTTCGCGGTGGGCTCCGGCATCTCCCTGTACGAGGGCGTGCAGCACATCAGGCAGCCGCACCCCATCGACGATCCCACTCTCAACTACATCGTGCTGGCCATGTCGATGATCTTCGAGGGCGTGGCGTGGACCATGGCCTGCCGGGAGTTCTCGCGGGCACGCGGGCGCCGCAACCTCCTGCGCGCCGTTCAGGAGAGCAAGGATCCGTCCACCTTCGTGGTGCTCTTCGAGGACACGGCCGCCCTGCTCGGCCTGGTCGTCGCCTTCCTGGGCGTATGGCTCGCCCATAAGACCGGGCTGGCCTGGTTCGACGGCGCCGCGTCCGTCGTGATCGGCCTGATCCTAGGCGCCACCGCCCTGTGGCTGGCCTGGGAGACCAAGAGCCTGCTGATCGGCGAGAGTGCGCGGCCGGAGGTGGTCGAGGGCGTGCGGCGCCTGGCCCGCGAGGTGCCCGAGATCGACCGCGTGGGCGAGGTGCTCACCCTGCACATGGGACCGGAGTTCATCCTGGTGAACGTGAGCGTGGACTTCCGTGACGACTGCCCGGCCGGGCGGCTGGAGGCGGCCGTCGCCGCCCTGGGCCGGGCAATCAGGACCAAGTGGCCGCGGGTCAAGATGGTCTTCGTGGAGGCGGAGGCGCTGGGACGCGGGATCTCACCCTGA
- a CDS encoding isocitrate/isopropylmalate dehydrogenase family protein: MAKYRIGWMPGDGVGVDVMEAARIVLDKLGFDADYVHGDIGWEFWQTEANPLPGRTIEMLNDVDAALFGAITSMPKEEAEAALIPELKGTGKVYRSPIVRLRQEFDLKTNLRPCKAYAGNPLNYRDDLDLVVFRQNTEGLYMGVEYHPLPQEIRDAFIKSHPAQMRRIGEAANEDIAVSCRIFTRKGCQDIIRDGFEYARKFGYKSVTIVEKPNVIRETSGLMIREARKIAKDYTGIELWETNIDAMCMWLIKNPQDYGVLVASNMFGDIISDLCAQLVGGLGFACSGNIGDKVAVFEPSHGSAPKYVGLNKVNPIAMILSAKMMLDHLGEIDMADKLEAAVAAVIAEGAVRTYDMGGSSTTTEMAEAVAAKC; encoded by the coding sequence ATGGCGAAGTACAGGATCGGCTGGATGCCGGGCGACGGCGTCGGCGTCGACGTCATGGAGGCCGCCAGGATCGTGCTGGACAAGCTCGGCTTCGACGCCGACTACGTACACGGCGACATCGGCTGGGAATTCTGGCAGACGGAGGCCAATCCCCTGCCCGGCCGCACGATCGAGATGCTCAACGACGTGGACGCCGCACTCTTCGGCGCCATCACGAGCATGCCCAAGGAGGAGGCCGAGGCGGCGCTGATCCCGGAGCTGAAAGGCACCGGCAAGGTCTACCGCAGCCCCATCGTGCGGCTGCGCCAGGAGTTCGACCTCAAGACGAACCTGCGCCCCTGCAAGGCCTACGCGGGAAACCCCCTGAACTACCGGGACGACCTCGACCTGGTGGTCTTCCGCCAGAACACCGAGGGCCTGTACATGGGCGTGGAGTACCACCCGCTGCCGCAGGAGATCCGCGACGCCTTCATCAAGAGCCACCCGGCCCAGATGAGGCGCATCGGCGAGGCCGCCAACGAGGACATCGCCGTCAGCTGCCGCATCTTCACGCGCAAGGGCTGCCAGGACATCATCCGGGACGGTTTCGAGTACGCCAGGAAGTTCGGCTACAAGAGCGTCACCATCGTCGAGAAGCCCAACGTCATCCGCGAGACCAGCGGCCTGATGATCCGCGAGGCCCGCAAGATCGCCAAGGACTACACCGGCATCGAGCTGTGGGAGACCAACATCGACGCGATGTGCATGTGGCTGATCAAGAACCCGCAGGACTACGGCGTGCTGGTGGCCAGCAACATGTTCGGCGACATCATCAGCGATCTCTGCGCGCAGCTCGTCGGCGGGCTGGGCTTCGCCTGCAGCGGCAACATCGGCGACAAGGTGGCCGTCTTCGAGCCTTCGCACGGCAGCGCGCCCAAGTACGTGGGCCTGAACAAGGTCAACCCCATCGCCATGATCCTCTCGGCCAAGATGATGCTCGACCACCTGGGCGAGATCGACATGGCCGACAAGCTGGAGGCCGCCGTGGCGGCGGTCATCGCCGAGGGCGCGGTCCGCACCTACGACATGGGCGGCAGCAGCACCACCACCGAGATGGCGGAGGCGGTCGCGGCGAAGTGCTGA
- a CDS encoding MFS transporter codes for MSEIAETKPGWKFSKAFWVANSVEVLERAAWYGVFVVTTLYLSRILGYTDVQAATTSGVFVAGLYFLPTFSGAYADRIGFRNALLLAFGLLTIGYGSMWLLPTLLESGGLVQYGVPDAASELRDQVGKIIVFNGLDTSWQKWLFVPVMMVIMVGGSFIKSVITGTVAKETTEANRARGYSIFYAMVNVGAFSGKTIVKPLREGMGNEGLIILNLFAAGMTLLAFVLVFFFYKASRGEGEGRQLSEIRAAFMAVLSRTRLIVLTLIITGFWMVQHQLYASMPKYVLRMAGEGSAISWFANVNPAVVVIFVAWITQVMRKRTALYSMTIGMFIMPLSAFCMAAGNMLGGDILGFHPVAFMMLVGIGFQGLAECFISPRFLEYFSLQAPRGEEGLYLGFSHLHSFISALVGFFISGLMLDRWCPDPRTLPAVVQTQRLAALAGDGVMPEAYQHAHYLWFVFVGIALFSAIALIVYGRVTARIDAKTAR; via the coding sequence ATGAGCGAAATCGCCGAAACCAAGCCCGGCTGGAAGTTCTCCAAGGCCTTCTGGGTCGCCAACAGCGTCGAGGTGCTCGAGCGCGCGGCCTGGTACGGCGTATTCGTGGTCACCACCCTGTACCTGTCCCGCATCCTGGGCTATACGGACGTGCAGGCGGCGACGACCTCGGGCGTCTTCGTGGCGGGGCTCTACTTCCTGCCCACCTTCAGCGGCGCCTACGCCGACCGCATCGGCTTCCGCAACGCGCTGTTGCTCGCTTTCGGGCTGCTGACCATCGGCTACGGCAGCATGTGGCTGCTGCCCACGCTGCTGGAGTCCGGCGGGCTGGTGCAGTACGGCGTCCCCGACGCCGCCTCGGAACTCAGGGACCAGGTCGGCAAGATCATCGTCTTCAACGGACTGGACACGAGCTGGCAGAAGTGGCTCTTCGTGCCGGTGATGATGGTGATCATGGTGGGCGGGTCGTTCATCAAGTCGGTGATCACCGGCACGGTCGCCAAGGAGACCACCGAGGCGAATCGCGCCCGGGGCTACTCGATTTTTTATGCCATGGTCAACGTCGGCGCCTTCAGCGGCAAGACCATCGTCAAGCCCCTGCGCGAGGGGATGGGCAACGAGGGGCTGATCATCCTGAACCTCTTCGCGGCCGGCATGACCCTGCTGGCCTTCGTGCTGGTATTCTTCTTCTACAAGGCCTCGCGCGGCGAGGGCGAGGGGCGGCAGCTATCGGAGATCCGGGCGGCGTTCATGGCCGTCCTGAGCCGCACGCGCCTGATCGTGCTGACCCTCATCATCACCGGCTTCTGGATGGTCCAGCACCAGCTCTACGCCAGCATGCCCAAGTACGTGCTCCGCATGGCCGGCGAGGGCTCGGCGATCTCCTGGTTCGCCAACGTGAATCCCGCGGTGGTGGTTATCTTTGTGGCCTGGATCACGCAGGTCATGCGCAAACGCACCGCGCTGTACTCGATGACCATCGGCATGTTCATCATGCCCCTGTCGGCCTTCTGCATGGCGGCGGGCAACATGCTCGGCGGCGACATCCTCGGCTTCCATCCCGTGGCCTTCATGATGCTGGTGGGCATAGGCTTCCAGGGCCTGGCCGAGTGCTTCATCTCGCCGCGTTTTTTGGAATACTTCTCCCTGCAGGCCCCCAGGGGCGAGGAGGGGCTGTACCTGGGCTTCAGCCATCTGCACTCGTTCATCTCGGCCCTGGTGGGTTTCTTCATCTCGGGGCTGATGCTCGACCGCTGGTGCCCCGATCCGCGGACCCTGCCCGCGGTCGTCCAGACCCAGCGCCTGGCGGCGCTGGCGGGCGATGGCGTCATGCCCGAGGCCTACCAGCACGCCCACTACCTGTGGTTCGTCTTCGTGGGCATCGCGCTCTTCTCGGCCATCGCGTTGATCGTCTACGGCCGGGTGACTGCACGGATCGACGCGAAGACGGCCCGCTAG
- a CDS encoding alpha/beta hydrolase — MRNPIVFFVCLFAAGTLLAGEPDTLFVEVERGVALEVLDWGGDGPEVVLLAGLGSTAHVFDDFARRLARHARVRGVTRRGFGASTHPVNGYDQRTLARDVKIVCDRLGLARPVLVGHSLAGSEMAWFELQWPGRARALVFLEAAYDHSRLGELDEMALPPASRPPARGDKSSPTAVRDWLRRTRGFTAPMSEVTALFRFGADGRLLDATGSATAAGIIRHALPPPPFASVRAPTLAVYAKPTLASRYPALDSSDAGNLSRAHARVALERDWMATQVAAFQQAVPHAVIVVRDGANHHLHLTDGAGTALAVGAFLGTLDQ; from the coding sequence ATGCGCAACCCGATCGTGTTCTTCGTCTGTCTCTTCGCCGCCGGGACGCTTCTCGCCGGCGAACCCGACACGCTCTTCGTCGAGGTCGAGCGGGGCGTCGCGCTGGAGGTGCTGGACTGGGGCGGCGACGGCCCCGAGGTGGTGCTGCTGGCGGGCCTGGGCAGCACGGCCCACGTCTTCGACGATTTCGCCCGGCGCCTCGCGCGCCACGCCAGGGTGCGCGGCGTCACCCGCCGCGGCTTCGGCGCCTCGACCCACCCGGTCAACGGCTACGACCAGCGCACCCTTGCCCGCGACGTGAAGATCGTCTGCGACCGACTGGGTCTCGCGCGTCCCGTGCTGGTCGGTCATTCGCTGGCCGGTTCGGAGATGGCCTGGTTCGAGCTGCAATGGCCGGGACGCGCGCGCGCCCTGGTGTTCCTCGAGGCGGCCTACGATCACAGCCGCCTGGGCGAGCTGGACGAGATGGCGCTGCCGCCCGCGTCCCGGCCGCCGGCGCGGGGCGACAAGTCTTCCCCCACGGCGGTGCGCGACTGGCTGCGCCGCACAAGGGGGTTCACGGCGCCCATGAGCGAGGTCACCGCCCTGTTCCGCTTCGGCGCGGACGGGCGCCTGCTGGACGCCACCGGCTCGGCGACGGCAGCCGGGATCATCCGCCACGCCCTGCCGCCCCCTCCCTTCGCGAGCGTGCGCGCCCCGACGCTGGCTGTCTACGCCAAGCCGACGCTTGCATCCCGCTATCCCGCGCTGGATTCGTCGGACGCCGGGAACCTGTCGCGAGCCCATGCCCGCGTGGCGCTGGAGCGTGACTGGATGGCGACCCAAGTGGCCGCCTTCCAGCAGGCGGTGCCCCACGCCGTGATAGTCGTGCGCGACGGTGCGAACCATCATCTCCATCTGACGGACGGGGCGGGCACGGCCCTGGCGGTGGGGGCGTTCCTCGGGACGCTGGATCAATAG
- a CDS encoding DinB family protein: MFRKLDDFFSGYQNLVEGTKKIIAVIDTDSMCQNVVSGHRTLRGVAWHIVTTVPEMMNKLGLGLSSVDEKSLPPGSPDEVRDAYDRVTDELVAALKAKWSDDDLKRTDELYGETWPRGVTLKILMDHEIHHRGQMTVLLRQAGRPVPGIYGPSQEEWARYGMELPPY; the protein is encoded by the coding sequence ATGTTCCGCAAACTCGACGACTTTTTCAGCGGCTACCAGAACCTGGTCGAGGGCACGAAGAAGATCATCGCCGTCATCGACACCGACAGCATGTGTCAGAACGTGGTGTCCGGGCACCGCACCCTGCGCGGCGTGGCCTGGCACATCGTCACCACCGTGCCGGAGATGATGAACAAGCTGGGACTGGGGCTCTCGTCCGTGGATGAGAAGTCCCTGCCGCCCGGATCGCCGGACGAGGTGCGCGACGCCTACGACAGGGTGACAGACGAACTGGTCGCCGCGCTGAAGGCAAAGTGGTCGGACGACGATCTCAAGCGGACCGACGAGCTCTACGGCGAGACCTGGCCCCGCGGCGTCACCCTGAAGATCCTCATGGATCACGAGATCCACCACCGGGGCCAGATGACGGTGCTGCTGCGTCAGGCCGGCCGGCCGGTACCCGGCATCTACGGGCCCAGCCAGGAGGAGTGGGCTCGTTACGGGATGGAATTGCCGCCCTATTGA
- a CDS encoding GyrI-like domain-containing protein, translated as MGDKIDLAGLHEAQYRASRKPLLVDVGGARYLAVAGRGAPDGDAFGTRIGALYAVAYTIKMTRKFEGRGDYVICKLECQWWGDGDRALDDTPRSQWNWRLMIRTPEVVTEGDLSGAVAKLLDKGKDPTVREVELVDLTEGRCVQMLHVGPYAQERETVAQMLAFAAAGGLAPRGRHHEIYLSDPRRVAPEKLRTILRLPVRESG; from the coding sequence ATGGGCGACAAGATCGACCTGGCCGGGCTGCACGAGGCGCAGTACAGGGCCTCGCGCAAGCCGTTGCTGGTCGACGTCGGCGGGGCGCGCTACCTCGCCGTCGCCGGCCGGGGCGCGCCGGACGGCGACGCCTTCGGGACCAGGATCGGGGCGCTGTACGCCGTCGCCTACACCATCAAGATGACCCGCAAGTTCGAGGGCCGCGGCGACTACGTGATCTGCAAGCTGGAATGCCAGTGGTGGGGCGACGGCGACCGCGCCCTCGACGACACGCCGCGGTCGCAATGGAACTGGCGGCTGATGATCCGCACGCCGGAGGTCGTCACGGAGGGCGACCTTTCCGGGGCAGTGGCCAAGCTGCTGGACAAGGGCAAGGATCCCACGGTCCGAGAGGTGGAACTCGTCGACCTGACCGAGGGCCGGTGCGTGCAGATGCTGCACGTCGGCCCCTACGCGCAGGAGCGCGAGACGGTGGCGCAGATGCTCGCGTTCGCCGCCGCAGGGGGTCTCGCCCCCCGCGGCCGCCACCACGAGATCTACCTGTCGGACCCGCGGCGCGTGGCGCCAGAGAAGTTGCGGACGATCCTGAGGTTGCCGGTGCGGGAGAGCGGCTAA
- a CDS encoding aminopeptidase: protein MPDLHTMTRAALSAMRQALDLAPGDAVLVIGDDSTGACPDAFLAAARANGCTADLFRLPEDNRPLTTLPEGMLDLLEGRDVIINAIAGRSDEIPFRLQWIHAIEARKLRMGHSPGIVDRMMEGGALDVDYTAMRYGAERLIDLFRDAESVHVASGAGTDLTLGLTGRPFVSDVRITLTEKGVNLPCGEVYCCPREDRADGALVVDGCFGSDGNVPAPATITCRGGRGVDVASDDPTLAARIIELMDTDDGARTIAELGIGLNPGAGLHGNMLEDEKALRTAHIAFGSNLGLPGGRNRSSTHIDYLFHRPTLTVTRSDGSTACVIRDGDIVP, encoded by the coding sequence GTGCCCGACCTTCATACCATGACCCGCGCCGCCCTGTCCGCCATGCGGCAGGCGCTCGACCTGGCGCCGGGGGACGCCGTGCTGGTAATCGGCGACGATTCGACAGGCGCCTGCCCCGACGCCTTCCTGGCGGCGGCCCGCGCGAACGGCTGCACCGCCGACCTCTTCCGCCTGCCCGAGGACAACCGTCCCCTGACGACACTTCCCGAGGGGATGCTCGACCTGCTCGAGGGGCGCGACGTGATCATCAACGCCATCGCCGGCCGCAGCGACGAGATACCGTTCCGCCTGCAGTGGATCCACGCCATCGAGGCGCGCAAGCTGCGTATGGGACACAGTCCCGGCATCGTCGACAGGATGATGGAAGGCGGCGCGCTGGACGTGGACTACACCGCCATGCGCTACGGCGCGGAGCGCTTGATCGACCTGTTCCGCGACGCGGAGTCGGTGCACGTCGCATCGGGGGCGGGCACCGACCTGACCCTGGGGCTGACCGGACGCCCCTTCGTCTCGGACGTGCGCATCACCCTGACCGAGAAGGGCGTCAACCTGCCCTGCGGCGAGGTCTACTGCTGCCCCCGCGAGGATCGCGCCGACGGCGCGCTGGTCGTCGACGGCTGCTTCGGCTCCGACGGCAACGTGCCGGCCCCGGCGACCATCACCTGCCGCGGCGGGCGGGGCGTGGACGTCGCCAGCGATGACCCGACGCTCGCCGCCCGCATCATCGAGCTGATGGACACCGACGACGGCGCGCGGACGATCGCCGAACTGGGCATCGGGCTGAACCCCGGCGCGGGGCTGCACGGCAACATGCTCGAGGACGAGAAGGCCCTGCGCACCGCCCACATCGCCTTCGGCAGCAATCTGGGCCTGCCCGGCGGGCGCAACCGCTCCAGCACGCACATCGACTACCTCTTCCACCGCCCCACCCTGACCGTCACGCGCAGCGACGGCTCGACCGCCTGCGTGATCCGCGACGGGGACATCGTTCCCTGA
- a CDS encoding AraC family transcriptional regulator: MRTTTLLDYQQRLLRVLLYIQENLDRDPSLEELAEVAHFSPYHFHRIFRGMVGESVRAHIRRLRLERAAGRLTTGDDPVIRIALDAGYESHAAFTRAFGAMTGLSPSTYRKRRRPPVAAAPGLRCTEDGVITFESLETGGSTMDVTIKTVPERRVAFVRHIGPYNECGSAWSGLCTHLGAEGRLGPGAEYIGLSHDDPDATPPDKLRYDACVTIGEDYEPTGEIGVQAVGGGVYAVTTHHGPYDKLYETYAELCGQWIPTHERTIRAEPSLEIYLNDPESTPPEELLTDIHLPIEGDA, encoded by the coding sequence ATGCGCACCACCACGCTCCTGGACTACCAGCAACGCCTCCTGCGCGTGCTGCTCTACATCCAGGAGAACCTGGACCGCGACCCGAGCCTGGAGGAGCTGGCCGAAGTGGCCCACTTCTCGCCTTACCACTTCCACCGCATCTTCCGCGGCATGGTGGGCGAGTCGGTGCGGGCCCATATCCGGCGGCTGCGGCTCGAAAGGGCGGCGGGGCGGCTGACCACGGGCGACGATCCGGTCATCCGGATCGCCCTGGACGCCGGCTACGAATCCCACGCGGCCTTCACGCGGGCCTTCGGCGCCATGACCGGCCTCTCGCCGAGCACATACCGCAAGCGACGACGACCCCCGGTCGCCGCCGCGCCCGGGCTCCGCTGCACGGAGGACGGGGTGATCACCTTCGAATCACTGGAGACCGGAGGATCGACCATGGACGTGACCATCAAGACGGTACCCGAACGCCGCGTGGCCTTCGTCAGGCACATCGGACCCTACAACGAATGCGGGAGCGCCTGGAGTGGCCTCTGCACGCACCTGGGCGCGGAGGGTCGGCTCGGGCCGGGCGCGGAATACATCGGCCTCTCCCACGACGATCCCGACGCGACGCCCCCCGACAAGCTGCGCTACGACGCCTGCGTGACCATCGGCGAAGACTACGAGCCCACGGGCGAAATCGGCGTGCAGGCCGTCGGCGGCGGCGTCTATGCCGTGACCACCCATCATGGTCCCTACGATAAGCTATACGAGACCTACGCAGAGCTCTGCGGCCAGTGGATCCCGACGCATGAGCGCACGATCCGCGCGGAGCCGAGCCTCGAGATCTATCTCAACGATCCCGAGAGCACGCCCCCCGAGGAGCTGCTCACGGACATCCACCTGCCCATCGAGGGAGACGCCTAG